One genomic segment of Arthrobacter sp. zg-Y1110 includes these proteins:
- the dhaK gene encoding dihydroxyacetone kinase subunit DhaK, translating into MKKLINNPRSVVAESLEGFGLAHHDLVQIHLDPDYVLRRDVPVQGKVGLVSGGGSGHEPLHSGYVGQGMLTAAVPGAVFTSPTPDQILPAIVKSDSGSGVLLVVKNYTGDILNFETAAELAGVEGIDIRTVVVNDDVAVEDSTYTAGRRGVAGTVLLERIAGGAAERGDDLAKVAEIAERVNANVRSMGVALAPCTVPHAGEPSFTLAEDEIEMGVGIHGEPGRHRVAMTTADSITDQLMEPVLSDLGVTSGERVLLFVNGMGGTPLSELYIVYRRAAQILADRGARVERSLVGNYITALEMEGASVTLLRLDDELTELWDSPVNTPALRWGV; encoded by the coding sequence ATGAAGAAACTCATCAACAATCCCCGCTCGGTGGTGGCAGAATCACTCGAAGGCTTCGGGTTGGCCCACCACGACCTGGTCCAGATCCATTTGGACCCGGACTACGTCCTCCGGCGCGACGTTCCGGTACAGGGCAAGGTAGGCCTGGTCTCCGGCGGCGGCAGCGGCCATGAGCCGCTGCACAGCGGCTATGTGGGGCAGGGCATGCTCACCGCAGCCGTTCCCGGGGCCGTTTTCACGTCTCCCACCCCGGACCAGATCCTGCCCGCCATCGTGAAGAGCGACTCGGGCTCCGGCGTCCTGCTCGTGGTGAAGAACTACACCGGCGACATCCTGAACTTCGAGACCGCTGCCGAACTTGCCGGCGTCGAAGGCATCGACATCCGCACAGTCGTAGTGAACGACGACGTCGCGGTGGAAGACTCGACGTACACCGCAGGAAGGCGCGGCGTGGCGGGGACCGTGCTGCTGGAGCGGATCGCCGGCGGCGCCGCGGAGCGCGGGGATGACCTTGCCAAGGTGGCGGAGATCGCCGAACGCGTAAACGCGAACGTACGGTCCATGGGTGTTGCCCTGGCACCCTGTACGGTGCCGCATGCCGGTGAGCCGAGCTTCACCCTGGCCGAAGACGAGATTGAAATGGGTGTGGGGATCCACGGTGAACCCGGGCGGCACCGGGTGGCCATGACAACGGCGGATTCCATTACGGACCAGTTGATGGAACCGGTGCTCAGCGACCTAGGGGTAACCTCCGGGGAACGGGTGCTGCTCTTCGTGAACGGCATGGGCGGCACCCCGCTGAGCGAGCTGTACATTGTCTACCGCCGGGCGGCCCAGATCCTGGCAGACAGAGGTGCCCGGGTGGAGCGTTCCCTGGTGGGCAATTACATCACCGCCCTGGAAATGGAAGGGGCATCAGTGACCCTCCTGCGGCTTGACGATGAACTTACGGAACTCTGGGACTCGCCGGTGAACACCCCGGCCCTGCGGTGGGGAGTATAG
- a CDS encoding CsbD family protein codes for MGADDKMQNKAENLGGKVKEGVGKATGNERMEAEGHGDQAKSSLKDAGENVKDAFKGK; via the coding sequence ATGGGCGCAGATGACAAGATGCAGAACAAGGCCGAAAATCTTGGCGGCAAAGTCAAGGAAGGCGTAGGCAAGGCCACCGGCAACGAGCGCATGGAGGCCGAGGGCCACGGCGACCAGGCCAAGTCGAGCCTGAAGGACGCCGGCGAGAACGTCAAGGACGCTTTCAAGGGCAAGTAA
- the dhaL gene encoding dihydroxyacetone kinase subunit DhaL, whose product MELDAAWADRWMRLSAAALSENRQRLTTLDREIGDADHGENMERGFSAVVEKMDADGVPETPGAVFKTVAMTLMSKVGGAAGPLYGTAFLRASTAAGSAPALGPAELVTVLTAARDGIVARGKAEPGDKTMIDAWTPAVDAAVTAQAAGSGPVEILTAAANAADAGLAGTEPLVARKGRASYLGERSAGHLDPGAASTALILQAAVSAAETAA is encoded by the coding sequence ATGGAACTGGACGCAGCCTGGGCGGATCGATGGATGCGCCTAAGCGCCGCTGCCCTGAGCGAGAACCGCCAGCGGCTGACCACCCTGGACCGGGAGATCGGCGACGCCGACCACGGCGAGAACATGGAGCGCGGATTCAGTGCGGTGGTGGAGAAAATGGACGCCGACGGCGTGCCGGAGACACCCGGGGCGGTGTTCAAAACGGTCGCCATGACCCTGATGTCGAAGGTGGGCGGCGCCGCCGGACCGCTCTACGGGACGGCCTTCCTGCGTGCCTCCACCGCGGCCGGCAGTGCGCCCGCCCTCGGACCGGCCGAGCTGGTGACCGTCCTGACGGCTGCCCGGGACGGAATAGTAGCCCGCGGCAAGGCCGAACCCGGCGATAAGACCATGATCGATGCCTGGACTCCCGCGGTGGATGCCGCTGTTACTGCCCAGGCAGCGGGTTCCGGTCCGGTGGAGATCCTGACGGCGGCCGCGAACGCCGCCGACGCCGGGCTGGCCGGCACTGAGCCGCTCGTCGCCCGCAAGGGCCGGGCCAGCTACCTGGGGGAGCGCAGTGCGGGGCACCTGGATCCCGGGGCCGCGTCCACGGCATTGATCCTGCAGGCAGCGGTTTCGGCGGCGGAGACGGCAGCGTGA
- the panC gene encoding pantoate--beta-alanine ligase has product MNTPRLVTTAAELRSATEELLEKAAAANPSRLPSLALVPTMGALHEGHASLMGAARADNDVVTASVFVNPLQFDDPADLERYPRTLDADLELLGRAGVDLVFAPSEAEMYPGGAPLVRVSAGTMGTRWEGAVRPGHFDGVLTVVAKLFHLAAPPVPARFRAYFGQKDAQQVALIRRMVSDLNFAVEITGVPIVRAADGLAESSRNRFLDAGQRQAALVLSRALNLLKERAAAGRPLDLPDAVGLVTSQPGVELDYFEVVDPQTLEPLPDTAGAPLAGTALALLAARVGPVRLIDNTLLP; this is encoded by the coding sequence TTGAACACCCCCCGCCTCGTCACCACCGCCGCCGAACTGCGCTCCGCCACCGAGGAGCTGCTCGAAAAAGCGGCCGCAGCCAACCCCTCCCGCCTTCCCTCCCTCGCGCTGGTTCCCACCATGGGTGCCCTGCACGAAGGGCACGCCTCCCTGATGGGCGCCGCCCGGGCGGACAACGACGTCGTCACCGCCTCGGTGTTCGTCAATCCCCTGCAGTTCGACGACCCGGCCGACCTCGAGCGGTACCCCCGCACCCTCGATGCGGACCTCGAGCTCCTGGGCCGCGCCGGGGTGGACCTGGTCTTCGCCCCGTCAGAGGCCGAAATGTACCCCGGCGGAGCGCCGCTGGTCCGCGTGAGCGCCGGCACCATGGGCACCCGCTGGGAGGGTGCCGTCCGGCCGGGACACTTCGACGGCGTGCTGACCGTGGTCGCCAAGCTTTTCCACCTGGCAGCCCCGCCGGTACCGGCGCGCTTCCGGGCCTACTTCGGGCAGAAGGACGCCCAGCAGGTGGCCCTGATCCGGCGGATGGTCTCGGACCTCAACTTCGCCGTGGAGATCACCGGTGTGCCGATTGTCCGGGCCGCGGACGGACTCGCCGAATCCAGCCGGAACCGCTTCCTCGACGCCGGCCAGCGGCAGGCGGCACTTGTGCTGTCCCGGGCGTTGAACCTGCTGAAGGAACGCGCTGCGGCGGGCCGGCCCCTGGACCTGCCCGACGCCGTCGGACTCGTTACGTCGCAGCCCGGAGTGGAACTGGACTACTTCGAGGTGGTGGACCCGCAGACCCTTGAACCGCTCCCGGACACTGCCGGCGCACCGCTGGCCGGGACCGCGCTGGCGCTGCTGGCCGCACGGGTCGGTCCGGTCCGCCTGATCGACAACACCCTGCTGCCGTAG
- a CDS encoding Lsr2 family protein: MAQKVKIILVDDVDGGSADETVRFALDGSQYEIDLSKDNAKTLRDALKPYVDAGRKVGGRTGRPRGAGSARSNEAAQIREWARKNGYTVSERGRVNSEIIDAYRAAQG, from the coding sequence ATGGCGCAAAAGGTAAAAATCATTCTCGTGGATGACGTCGACGGAGGAAGTGCGGATGAGACCGTACGGTTTGCCTTGGACGGGTCACAGTACGAGATTGATCTGTCGAAAGACAATGCGAAAACTCTCCGCGATGCACTGAAGCCTTATGTAGATGCCGGCCGCAAGGTCGGAGGCCGCACCGGACGTCCGCGCGGCGCCGGCTCGGCCCGCAGCAATGAAGCAGCGCAGATCCGCGAATGGGCCCGCAAGAACGGCTACACCGTTTCGGAACGCGGCCGCGTGAACAGCGAGATCATCGACGCCTACCGGGCCGCGCAGGGCTAG
- a CDS encoding Rossmann-like and DUF2520 domain-containing protein yields MNTADSASVEERRRRGRLGVGVIGAGRVGAVLGAALRAAEHAVVGVSAVSDASRERAENLLPGVPILEIPDIVERSELVLLAVPDDALGPLVSGLAKTGAWQAGQLVAHTSGRFGTEILAPARAAGAIPLALHPAMTFTGMSLDLTRLADCSFGISAPAAVLPIAQALVVEMGAEPVVIDEADRVLYHAALAHASNHLVTLASQSTQLLAGLGVEHPDRLLGPLMRASLENALASGEGALTGPVARGDVGTAAAHTRALAEAGTEDLRAAYAALSAATASRAVDRGLLTPQQGEAILAALRDPQEP; encoded by the coding sequence ATGAACACCGCTGATTCAGCCAGCGTCGAAGAACGCCGACGCCGCGGCCGCCTGGGGGTCGGCGTCATCGGTGCCGGCCGGGTCGGTGCCGTCCTCGGTGCTGCCCTGCGCGCGGCCGAGCACGCCGTCGTCGGGGTTTCCGCGGTTTCCGATGCCAGCCGTGAACGGGCGGAAAACCTGCTTCCGGGAGTGCCGATCCTTGAGATTCCGGACATCGTGGAACGCTCCGAACTGGTCCTGCTCGCCGTTCCGGACGATGCCCTGGGCCCGCTGGTCTCCGGACTGGCAAAAACCGGCGCCTGGCAGGCGGGACAGTTGGTAGCCCACACCTCCGGGCGGTTCGGCACGGAAATCCTTGCCCCGGCGCGGGCAGCGGGCGCCATTCCCCTGGCACTGCACCCGGCCATGACCTTTACCGGGATGAGCCTGGACCTGACCCGGCTGGCGGACTGCTCCTTCGGCATCAGCGCCCCCGCCGCCGTCCTGCCGATCGCCCAGGCACTCGTGGTGGAGATGGGCGCCGAACCGGTCGTCATCGACGAAGCGGACCGCGTGCTCTACCACGCGGCCCTCGCGCATGCCTCCAACCACCTGGTCACCCTGGCCTCCCAGTCCACGCAGCTGCTGGCGGGCCTCGGCGTCGAACATCCGGACCGGCTCCTGGGGCCGCTCATGCGCGCGTCGCTGGAAAACGCACTGGCCTCCGGCGAGGGAGCCCTCACCGGCCCGGTGGCCCGGGGCGACGTCGGCACCGCGGCCGCGCATACCCGCGCCCTTGCCGAGGCAGGCACGGAGGACCTCCGCGCCGCCTACGCCGCACTCTCCGCCGCAACTGCCTCCCGGGCCGTTGACCGCGGACTGCTCACCCCCCAGCAGGGCGAAGCCATCCTGGCCGCCCTGCGGGACCCGCAGGAACCCTGA
- a CDS encoding ATP-dependent Clp protease ATP-binding subunit, with product MFERFTDRARRVVVLAQEEARMLNHNYIGTEHILLGLIHEGEGVAAKALESLGISLGAVREQVQEIIGQGQQAPTGHIPFTPRAKKVLELSLREALQLGHNYIGTEHILLGLIREGEGVAAQVLVKLGADLNRVRQQVIQLLSGYQGKEPVSTGGQQQEGQPAGSVVLDQFGRNLTQAARESKLDPVIGREHEMERVMQVLSRRTKNNPVLIGEPGVGKTAVVEGLAQAIVRGDVPETLKDKQLYTLDLGSLVAGSRYRGDFEERLKKVLKEIRTRGDIILFIDEIHTLVGAGAAEGAIDAASILKPMLARGELQTIGATTLDEYRKHIEKDAALERRFQPIQVAEPSVAHAIEILKGLRDRYEAHHRVSITDAALASAATLAERYISDRFLPDKAIDLIDEAGARLRIRRMTAPPELKEIDERISALKMEKESAIDSQDFEGAASLRDKEQKLQDQRAEKERQWKSGGLDDIAEVDEELIAEVLANSTGIPVVKLNEEESTRLLRMEDELHKRVIGQDQAIKSISQAMRRTRAGLKDPKRPGGSFIFAGPTGVGKTELAKALAEFLFGDEDALITLDMSEYAEKHTVSRLFGAPPGYVGYEEGGQLTEKVRRRPFSVVLFDEVEKAHSDLFNSLLQILEDGRLTDAQGRMVDFKNTIIIMTTNLGTRDISKGVMTGFQSGTDTKTGYDRMRARVTEELKQHFRPEFLNRVDDTVVFPQLTQDEIVQIVDLFLNRLSERLAEKGMSIELTPAAKVLLATRGYDPAMGARPLRRTIQREIEDQLSEKILFGELKPGEVISVDVEGEGDEAKFTFVGSGVPKAIEEASPAIEAGVSD from the coding sequence ATGTTTGAAAGATTTACCGACCGTGCCCGTCGCGTTGTCGTGCTTGCCCAAGAAGAGGCCCGCATGCTCAACCACAACTACATCGGCACCGAGCATATTCTGCTTGGGCTCATTCATGAGGGTGAAGGTGTCGCTGCTAAGGCCCTTGAATCCCTGGGCATCTCGCTTGGTGCTGTCCGCGAGCAGGTGCAGGAGATCATCGGTCAGGGCCAGCAGGCCCCGACCGGCCACATCCCCTTCACCCCCCGCGCCAAGAAGGTGCTGGAGCTTTCGCTCCGTGAAGCCCTGCAGCTCGGCCATAACTACATCGGCACCGAACACATCCTGCTCGGCCTGATCCGTGAAGGTGAAGGCGTCGCCGCGCAGGTTTTGGTCAAGCTCGGTGCTGACCTGAACCGTGTCCGCCAGCAGGTCATCCAGCTGCTTTCCGGCTACCAGGGCAAAGAGCCCGTCTCCACCGGTGGCCAGCAGCAGGAAGGCCAGCCCGCCGGATCCGTGGTGCTGGACCAGTTCGGCCGCAACCTCACACAGGCCGCGCGTGAATCCAAGCTCGACCCGGTTATCGGGCGCGAGCATGAAATGGAACGCGTGATGCAGGTGCTGTCACGCCGGACCAAGAACAACCCTGTCCTGATCGGCGAGCCCGGCGTCGGCAAGACCGCCGTCGTAGAGGGGCTGGCCCAGGCGATCGTGCGCGGCGACGTGCCCGAGACCCTGAAGGACAAGCAGCTTTACACCTTGGACCTCGGTTCACTGGTTGCCGGTTCGCGCTACCGCGGCGACTTTGAGGAACGCCTGAAGAAGGTCCTCAAGGAAATCCGCACCCGCGGCGACATCATCCTGTTCATCGACGAGATCCACACCCTTGTGGGTGCGGGTGCCGCCGAAGGCGCCATTGATGCCGCATCGATCCTGAAGCCGATGCTGGCCCGGGGCGAGCTGCAGACCATTGGTGCCACCACGCTGGACGAGTACCGCAAGCACATCGAGAAGGACGCCGCGCTGGAGCGCCGCTTCCAGCCGATCCAGGTTGCCGAGCCCTCGGTGGCACACGCCATCGAGATCCTCAAGGGCCTGCGTGACCGCTACGAAGCGCACCACCGCGTCTCCATCACCGATGCCGCACTTGCCTCTGCAGCCACGCTGGCGGAGCGGTACATCAGTGACCGGTTCCTGCCGGACAAGGCAATCGACCTGATTGACGAGGCCGGCGCCCGCCTGCGGATCCGCCGGATGACGGCTCCGCCGGAGCTGAAGGAAATCGACGAGCGGATCTCGGCGCTGAAGATGGAAAAGGAGTCCGCAATCGACTCCCAGGACTTCGAAGGTGCCGCCTCCCTGCGCGACAAGGAGCAGAAGCTCCAGGATCAGCGCGCGGAGAAGGAACGCCAGTGGAAGTCCGGCGGCCTGGATGACATTGCCGAGGTGGATGAGGAACTCATCGCCGAGGTGCTTGCCAACTCCACCGGCATCCCCGTGGTCAAGCTGAACGAGGAAGAGTCCACCCGCCTGCTGCGGATGGAAGACGAACTGCACAAGCGCGTCATCGGTCAGGACCAGGCCATCAAGTCCATCTCGCAGGCCATGCGCCGTACGCGGGCCGGGCTGAAGGACCCCAAGCGTCCGGGCGGCTCGTTCATCTTCGCCGGCCCCACCGGCGTCGGTAAGACCGAGCTTGCCAAGGCCCTTGCGGAGTTCCTGTTCGGTGACGAGGACGCCCTCATCACGCTGGACATGTCCGAGTACGCCGAGAAGCACACGGTCTCGCGCCTGTTTGGTGCTCCTCCCGGATACGTGGGCTACGAAGAAGGCGGGCAGCTGACCGAAAAGGTCCGCCGCCGTCCGTTCTCCGTGGTGCTGTTCGACGAAGTGGAGAAGGCCCACTCGGACCTCTTCAACTCGCTGCTGCAGATCCTCGAAGACGGCCGCCTGACCGACGCCCAGGGCCGGATGGTGGACTTCAAGAACACCATCATCATCATGACGACCAACCTTGGTACCCGGGACATCTCCAAGGGCGTTATGACGGGCTTCCAGTCCGGCACGGACACCAAGACCGGCTATGACCGGATGCGGGCTCGAGTGACGGAAGAACTGAAGCAGCACTTCCGCCCCGAGTTCCTCAACCGTGTTGATGACACCGTGGTCTTCCCGCAGCTGACCCAGGACGAGATTGTCCAGATTGTGGACCTGTTCCTGAACCGGCTGAGTGAGCGCCTGGCCGAGAAGGGGATGAGCATCGAGCTCACCCCGGCTGCCAAGGTGCTGCTGGCAACGCGCGGCTACGATCCCGCGATGGGTGCCCGGCCGCTGCGCCGGACCATCCAGCGCGAAATCGAGGACCAGCTGTCCGAGAAGATCCTCTTCGGCGAGCTGAAGCCCGGCGAAGTCATCTCGGTGGATGTCGAGGGCGAAGGCGACGAAGCGAAGTTCACCTTCGTCGGCAGCGGCGTTCCGAAGGCAATTGAGGAAGCTTCCCCGGCAATCGAAGCCGGCGTCAGCGACTAA
- a CDS encoding PH domain-containing protein: MTAGAARGPGEDPETAGIDPAIKTEPEWKRVHPVSPLVRGWIALAALAYFVGRDQVESWFTDGRMDLPAGTALFWTVLALGIALVVIAGSFFLSWWVTRYQLTHDHIRVRSGVVVRRQRQARLDRVQAIDIVQPLLARIFGLAELRFEVADAGESAVRLAFLRLPDAQQLRARILEDASGADEKQSDGGSGTGDATVPGEQQVLALSAGRVIASVLLSGTTVFLVLAVAGVIVLTALTGEAASIAAMVPIIFGFGSAYWGLFSSGFNFRASVSREGIRIRSGLLDTRAQTVPPGRIQALAVRQPPLWRITGWYSISVNVAGYGAGADSESSARTRLLPAGTSEEVLRMLALVVPDPGTEDPVGVFTAGMNGSGPAAGFTVSPRRARWLSPLSRRRNGYLVTETALLSRHGFLWRSLQVVPHSRTQSLALEQGPVARRLGLADLALHSTPGPVSPRVVQIDADTARQLLHEQALRARTARRRDLPEQWLRGTGPSPAKSAPAAPAPAPAPAAPPSTPVTPVPVSKEEPPHEHR, encoded by the coding sequence GTGACCGCCGGCGCCGCCCGGGGCCCGGGCGAGGACCCCGAAACCGCCGGCATCGATCCGGCAATCAAGACGGAACCCGAATGGAAAAGGGTGCATCCGGTTTCCCCGCTGGTCCGCGGCTGGATAGCCTTGGCCGCCCTCGCCTATTTTGTGGGCAGGGACCAGGTTGAGTCGTGGTTCACCGACGGCCGCATGGACCTGCCCGCAGGCACGGCACTGTTCTGGACGGTGCTGGCCCTGGGGATCGCCTTGGTGGTTATTGCCGGCTCTTTCTTCCTCTCCTGGTGGGTTACCCGCTACCAGCTGACGCATGACCATATCCGCGTGCGTTCCGGAGTGGTGGTGCGCCGCCAACGCCAGGCACGGCTGGACCGGGTGCAGGCCATCGACATTGTCCAACCCTTGCTTGCACGGATTTTCGGGCTGGCCGAACTGCGCTTTGAAGTGGCCGACGCCGGTGAATCGGCAGTGCGCCTGGCTTTCCTTCGGCTGCCGGACGCGCAGCAGCTGCGGGCACGGATCCTCGAGGACGCCTCCGGTGCCGACGAAAAACAGTCAGACGGCGGCAGCGGTACCGGTGACGCAACGGTGCCGGGCGAACAGCAGGTGCTGGCGCTGTCGGCCGGACGCGTGATCGCCTCCGTCCTGCTGTCCGGGACCACCGTCTTCCTGGTCCTGGCCGTTGCGGGAGTAATTGTCCTGACGGCGCTCACGGGCGAGGCCGCGTCCATCGCCGCCATGGTGCCCATCATTTTCGGTTTTGGCAGTGCGTACTGGGGCCTGTTCAGTTCCGGCTTCAACTTCCGTGCCTCCGTGTCACGGGAAGGTATCCGGATCCGCTCCGGACTGCTGGACACCCGCGCGCAGACGGTACCGCCGGGCCGGATCCAGGCCCTCGCGGTGCGGCAGCCGCCGCTGTGGCGGATTACCGGCTGGTATTCGATCTCCGTGAACGTTGCAGGGTATGGAGCCGGCGCCGACAGTGAATCCTCCGCGCGCACCCGGCTGCTGCCCGCGGGTACCTCGGAAGAGGTACTGCGGATGCTGGCCCTGGTTGTCCCCGACCCGGGAACCGAGGATCCGGTGGGAGTGTTCACCGCAGGCATGAACGGGTCCGGCCCGGCAGCGGGCTTCACCGTTTCGCCGCGGCGTGCCCGGTGGCTGTCCCCGCTTTCCCGGCGCCGGAACGGCTACCTGGTCACGGAGACAGCGCTCCTGTCCCGGCACGGATTCCTGTGGCGGTCGCTTCAGGTGGTGCCGCACAGCAGGACCCAGTCCCTTGCCCTTGAGCAGGGCCCGGTGGCCCGCCGCCTGGGCCTGGCAGACCTGGCCCTGCACTCCACTCCCGGCCCGGTTTCCCCTCGAGTGGTCCAAATCGATGCGGACACCGCCCGGCAGCTGCTCCACGAGCAGGCGCTGCGTGCCCGGACCGCCCGCCGCCGGGACCTCCCGGAACAGTGGCTGCGTGGAACCGGCCCGTCCCCGGCGAAGTCCGCACCTGCCGCCCCGGCTCCGGCTCCGGCCCCTGCCGCCCCGCCCTCCACCCCCGTCACACCAGTACCCGTCTCCAAGGAGGAGCCTCCCCATGAACACCGCTGA
- a CDS encoding amino-acid N-acetyltransferase encodes MTIRRARTSDVPAIRALVAPLAEERILVAKEAVAYYEALQEFRVAEDADGRIVGCGALHVMWEDLAEVRTLATDPALRGSGIGHLLLEQLLADAVEIGVRRVFCLTFEVEFFRRHGFAVMANQSAVDPEVYSELLRSSDEGVAEFLDLARVKPNTLGNTRMIRSF; translated from the coding sequence ATGACCATCCGCCGCGCCCGCACTTCCGATGTTCCCGCCATCCGCGCCCTGGTGGCGCCGCTGGCCGAGGAACGGATCCTGGTGGCCAAGGAGGCTGTTGCCTACTACGAGGCACTGCAGGAATTCCGGGTCGCAGAGGACGCTGACGGGCGGATTGTCGGCTGCGGTGCACTGCACGTGATGTGGGAAGACCTAGCCGAAGTGCGCACCCTGGCTACTGACCCCGCCCTGCGGGGCAGCGGAATCGGCCATCTCCTGCTGGAACAGCTGCTCGCTGATGCGGTGGAAATCGGTGTGCGGCGGGTGTTCTGCCTGACCTTTGAAGTGGAGTTCTTCCGGCGGCACGGATTCGCCGTCATGGCTAACCAATCCGCCGTGGATCCGGAGGTCTATTCCGAGCTGCTGCGTTCCTCCGATGAAGGTGTTGCCGAGTTCCTGGACCTCGCCCGGGTAAAGCCGAACACTCTGGGAAACACCCGGATGATCCGCTCGTTCTGA
- the lysS gene encoding lysine--tRNA ligase gives MRIRAEKRARLIDRGDEAYPVGVERTASLKEVREKFGHLEADEASGETVGVTGRVVFIRNTGKLCFATLQEGNGTRLQAMLSLAVVGEESLADWKSLVDLGDIVFIRGEVISSRRGELSVMAQSWSMASKALRPLPVLHAGLSEETRVRQRYVDLMVRDEARDMVYKRAAVIRGVRDTLHGHGYVEVETPMLQLVHGGAAARPFETHLNAFDQKMTLRIATELYLKRAVVGGIERVFEIGRIFRNEGVDSTHSPEFTTLECYEAYADQFVMAERMKEIILHCADLMGSRKIETAAGTIDLDGEWRWLSVYPGLSEAVGTQITPDTDAAVLRDIAEKHGVKVDPKWDAEKLVIELFGEIVEPTLLQPTFVYDYPPSAQPLARPNREDPRLIEAWDLIIGGMERGTAFSELIDPVIQRERLTEQSLLAAGGDDEAMALDEDFLRALEYGAPPMGGIGLGIDRLVMLFTNTGIRETILFPLLKPEMG, from the coding sequence ATGCGCATCCGTGCCGAGAAGCGTGCGCGGCTCATCGACCGGGGGGATGAGGCCTACCCGGTAGGGGTGGAACGCACCGCCTCCCTCAAGGAAGTACGCGAAAAGTTCGGCCACCTGGAGGCCGACGAAGCCAGCGGCGAGACCGTGGGCGTCACCGGCCGCGTGGTGTTCATCCGCAACACCGGAAAGCTCTGCTTCGCCACCCTGCAGGAAGGCAACGGAACCCGGCTGCAGGCCATGCTCAGCCTGGCCGTCGTCGGCGAGGAATCCCTGGCGGACTGGAAGTCGCTGGTGGACCTGGGCGACATCGTCTTTATCCGCGGAGAGGTGATCTCTTCCCGCCGCGGGGAACTCTCGGTGATGGCGCAGTCCTGGTCGATGGCCTCCAAGGCCCTGCGCCCGCTGCCGGTGCTGCACGCCGGACTGAGTGAGGAAACCCGTGTCCGCCAGCGCTATGTGGACCTGATGGTCCGCGACGAAGCGCGGGACATGGTCTACAAGCGCGCGGCAGTTATCCGCGGCGTCCGTGACACCCTGCACGGGCACGGCTATGTGGAGGTGGAAACCCCCATGCTGCAGCTGGTGCACGGCGGTGCCGCTGCCCGGCCGTTCGAAACGCACCTGAACGCTTTCGACCAGAAGATGACCCTGCGCATCGCCACGGAGCTCTACCTCAAGCGTGCAGTGGTGGGCGGGATCGAGCGGGTGTTCGAAATCGGGCGCATTTTCCGCAACGAGGGCGTCGACTCCACGCATTCCCCCGAATTCACCACGCTGGAATGCTATGAGGCCTACGCGGACCAGTTCGTGATGGCCGAGCGGATGAAGGAAATCATCCTGCACTGTGCGGACCTCATGGGCAGCCGGAAGATCGAAACCGCGGCCGGCACTATTGACCTGGACGGCGAGTGGCGCTGGCTGAGCGTGTACCCCGGCCTGTCCGAAGCGGTGGGCACGCAGATCACCCCGGACACCGACGCCGCCGTGCTCCGCGATATTGCGGAAAAGCACGGTGTGAAGGTGGATCCGAAGTGGGACGCGGAAAAGCTGGTTATTGAACTATTCGGCGAAATTGTGGAGCCGACGCTGCTGCAGCCGACCTTCGTGTACGACTACCCGCCGTCGGCCCAGCCGCTCGCCCGTCCGAACCGCGAGGACCCCCGCCTGATCGAAGCCTGGGACCTCATCATCGGCGGCATGGAACGCGGCACGGCTTTCTCGGAACTGATTGACCCGGTTATCCAGCGTGAACGCCTCACCGAGCAGTCCCTGCTGGCGGCCGGCGGCGATGACGAGGCCATGGCCCTCGACGAGGACTTCCTGCGGGCATTGGAATACGGTGCCCCGCCCATGGGCGGCATCGGTCTGGGAATTGACCGCCTTGTGATGCTTTTCACGAATACGGGAATCAGGGAAACAATTCTGTTTCCCCTCCTTAAGCCGGAAATGGGTTAG